The genome window GGATACGAAGTCCTCGAGGATCCGGAAAAACGAAAGCGAATCGTCCAGGCGCTGGGGTTGATTGCGCCGAAAGCTTCGCGGACATTCAGTCGGTCGTTCCGGCCCGAGGACCATCTTCTGCCATCGCTGGAACGGATCAAAGAGGCGCGAAAGAAACTTTCTGGAAATGTTCAATACGTCAAGGGAGTGGGTCCGGCGGTCGCGGCGAAATTGGATCGCGCGGGGATTCGGACGATCGACGATCTCTTGACGTTTTTCCCGACCCGCTACGACGACCGGCGGTTCACAACCAAAATCGGCGAACTCAAGGAGGGTCAGAACGCCGTCGTCGTCGGGGAGGCGACGTTCGCCGGCGTGGCGTTTTACAGGGGACTGCGCCGGCGCGTATACGAAGCCGCCGTGGAGGACGGCACCGGCCAGCTTAAGCTCAAGTGGTTTCATTTTGTCGCTTCATCCATGGGAGAGCGGATCAAGCGCGGCCAGAAACTGATCGTCAGCGGAAAGGTGCGCATCTACCGCAATCAGGTGGAAATGCATCATCCGGAATGCGAGGTATATAGCGGCACTCCCGATTCCATCAGTTTCGGACGGATCGTCCCGCTTTATCGCGAAGTCGGCGGTCTCTATCAAAAAACGCTTCGGAAGTTCATGAACTTCGCCGTGACGCGCTTTTGCGAGGAGCGCGCCTGTCTGATTCCGACCGAAATCTGCCGGAAGCACGATCTTTTGGCGCCGTGGAAAGCGATTCTGGAAATGCATCTCCCGGACCGGATCCCGATGGAAGGCCATCGGACCGAAGCCGCTCGCGCGTTGGCGTTTGAAGAACTTTTCTTTTACGCCTTTTCCCTGGGACTTCGAAAACGGCTTCTCAAAGGTAAACCTGGGATCGCGTTTCGAAATCCGTCCCCGCGATTTGAGCGGATGATGCACGAGCTCCCCTTTGAACTGACCGGGGCGCAGAAAATAGTATTGCAGGCGATTCGAAAAGACATGGCTTCCGAGTCGGCCATGAATCGTCTTTTGCAGGGGGATGTCGGAAGCGGGAAAACGATCGTGGCCTTCTTGGCTGCGCTGGTGGCCATCGATCATGGTTACCAGGTGGCGTTCATGGCGCCCACTGAAATTCTGGCGGAACAGCACTTCCGAACGCTTTCGGCGTGGGCCCAAAAGACGGACATTCGGGTCGAGATGCTGATCGGGCGCCAGTCGGCGGGTGAGCGCCGCGCGATCATCGGCGACTTGGCTGCCGGAAAAGTGCATTTGGTCGTGGGAACCCACGCCCTGCTCGAATCGGACGTCCAATTCGCGGCGCTCGGTTTTGTCGTGGTGGATGAACAGCATCGTTTCGGCGTGCGGCAAAGGGCGGTAATCCGGGCCAAGGCCGTGGAACCGGATGTCCTCGTCATGTCGGCCACGCCGATTCCCCGGACCCTCGCCCTCACGCTCTATGGCGACCTGGACGTATCGATTTTGAATGAACTTCCGGAGGGGCGAAAGCCGATCGAGACGAAACTGTTTTCCGAGCGAGATAGAGGAAAGGTGTACGAGTGGGTTCGGGGCGAGATCAAAAAAGGGCGCCAAGCTTACGTCGTCTATCCGTTGGTCGATCCGTCCGACCAAATCGACCTCAAAGATGCCACAACGATGGCCGTCACTCTTCAGAAAGAAATCTTTCCCGAATTTCGCGTGGGATTAGTGCATGGCCAGCTGCATAGCCGGGAAAAAGAAGAGTGGATGGGAAAGTTCGTCCGGGGTGAGATCGATATCCTGGTTTCCACGACGATCATCGAAGTCGGCATCGACGTCGCGAACGCGACGGTTATGGTGATCGAGCATCCGGAAAGGTTCGGACTTTCCCAACTTCACCAGCTTCGCGGGAGGGTGGGGCGGGGATCCGAACGTTCGGCGTGTCTCCTCGTTCGCCCCTCCCGAATATCGCAAATGGCGCGCGACCGCCTTCAGACGTTTGCCGGCGTTCACGATGGATTTTTACTGGCCGAGGAGGATCTTCGATTGCGCGGCCCCGGCGATTTTTTCGGCGTCGCGCAGAGCGGCTTCCCTACATTCGCGGCGGCCGTATTTCCGCGCGACCTGGATCTCCTGGAAACCGCACGGCGGGAGGCCTTTGAGATTATCCAGAGGGACCCGAGTCTTTCAGATCCTCAGTTTCGTCATTTGAAGTGGGTCGTGGATGAGGTCTGGGTCGAGCGACTTCAGCTAGTACGCGTGGGTTGATTCAAGACCGACGCATTTTCGTCAGCTGTTGCTGAAAGAAGCTCCTGTTCCATAAATCAATCGAGGGAATCTCGATCGCGCGCAGAAACCTTCGAATGTCGCGCTTGGCTTCATCCCAATCGATCGCTTCGATCCTTTTCTCCATGGAGTCGTAATACCAATCGCTGGTAACATCTACGTTCAACCCCTTCCACGGGCCCGTCTGATAGAGCGCGTTTTTGAGAAAAGTCAGATTCGGCTGAGTCCGTTTCCTTGCGTACCAGAGGAAGTCGTACCAATCGCGTCCCTTGATGAAAGGGCGGCAAAGCAACGCGTGGCTCTTGCCGGCCAAGAGCGAAGGCATATCTTGCACGACGATGGTGAAGGGAAAGGGGTAATCCAGAATTCGCCCTTCGCTGACGCTCCCGTCCGGAGGATTTGTGTCCACCTCGATCTTGATCTGGATTTTCTTGGGCCGGGTAGAGCGCGGAGCCAAATGTTGAAACGTCAGGATGCTCGCCCAGGAATCGTCTTTGAGAAAGGCTTTCCGGACGTTTTCATCGACGCGCGAACGATCCTGGAATTCGAAGCGGAAACCGTAATCGTTCAATTCCTCGACCACCTTCCGCAGAAACTTGTCCATGACAAACTTTCGGTCCGGCGCCTTCAGGATGAAATCCAAATCCTCCGAGAAACGGGGTAGTTGATAAAGAACGCGAAGTGCCGTGCCGCCTTGAAACACCGCTTTTCGAAAAAAGCCGGCGCGGGAGAGGGCCGCAAGACAAACCTCCTGCACGATTTCCTTGGTCGCGCACTCTTCCTCCAAGCTTGTCGCACAGGCGTATTCGCGCAAGCGGTCCTGAATGAGAGCGATATTCATCCGATTACTCCAAATAAGAATCGATGAATCGCCGGACCCGTCCATTGTTGTACAGATGATGCATCAGCGCGGCGGCCTTTCTGTCCATCTTCGGCATATCATCGATCCGAAGTGATTCCGCCAGCCTTTCTTTTGTCCATTCCTTCTTTGAACCATAGACATAATCCGCCATGGCGCGAAGCGGTTTCGCCATAAAGAAAACTTCACTCCCTTCTTTGATTCTCGTTACTTCGGCGTAAAGAGGAGAAAAGGGAACGCGGGTGAAGGAATAGTGGCCCAGAGGAGTGTCGAATTCTCTCGATCGGCTGGAGGTTCCACTCGTGACCGTGCGCACGCCTTCCGGAATCAATTCCCAGTAGGAAAGAGCAGATTCGAAACTGATGTAGGACGGCCCACAAATCCATTGCGCAAGGGCAAACGGGTGGATCTTCTCCGTCCGGTAGAGATCGTTCAGCGTATAGAGGCCTCGGCGAATCTGAAGAAGGTCTCCCTTCGCCAGAGCGCGCTTTACGAGGCTATATCGCCGAGCCGGCGTACCTGTCATCAGCTGTTCAAGGTCCAGATCTCGGAGGATCTCCGAAAGGCGGGCTTGCTTGATGATGTGGATCAATGTATTTCTAGATACTGTCATTAAATGACAGTTTACAGCAAAAATACTCTTGGCGCTAGGGGGACCCCTACAGCCACAAATGTGTCACGGCGGGAAGCCTTTGAACTCATCCAGAAGAACCCAAATCTTTCAGATCCTCAGTATCGTCATTTGAAGTGGGTCGTGGATGAGGTCTGGGTCGAGCGGCTTCAACTCGTGCGGATAGGCTGATCGCGATCGTTTACGCTCGCCGGACGATCCAGATCATCTAGGCTACCTTCGGGCGCCCAAGGGAATTGAATTGAATCCCTACTCCGATCGACTTCAAGAGCGCGAAGAAGGTATCAAGAGTGGGGTTTCCTGCTTTCGAAAAGGCATAATAAAGAGTCCTACGGCTAATCCCCGATTGTTTTGAAAGCGCACTTAGGCCCTGGGCTTTGGCGATATTCTGCAGAGCCTGAAGCAACAATTGACGTGCTTTGGGTCCTTCGTAGGCGAGATGCTCATTCAAATAAGCTGCCGCGAATTTTGGGTCCCGCAATTCTTCGGTCACGAGATCGTTAAAATCACGAAGCTTTTGTTTTTTCATCTTATTCCCTTAATCCTTCACACTCTTCCACAGTTCACTCGCCTTACGCTCGACCCGCGCGACAACGGCCGCCTGTCCAACCGCATCCTTCAGTTTTCTGAAATCCATAAGAAAGTTATTTGCATACTTGGCCTTCCTGCGTCGAAGTGAAATTTTCAAGCGTACGCCTTATTGTGCAATATATTGCACGGAATAGTCAATCGCTTACGAGCCAAAGAAAAATGGAGAACAAAAAAGCACCTCGAAACGGGAGGCCTGAAGGGGGGGAATAGCCTCACGCCCGAGGTGCTCAATTTGCGATCTTCCGAACCTTGGCTCGGCTCGATGCCGATCTGGAACCTTGGGTAGAGTTAGTACCGTTGGTAGGGGGAAATGAGGTAGTCACTAACCCTGATTCCACCTAGGTCCAGAAAAAATCGCAAACCGACGAACTGCGGGCTGGTTTAGAGCAGTTAATGTGCCAAGTCAAGCGCACGAAATTATTTGGTCTAAGACGCCGAATTAAAAACAGAATTCAAAACTCGTCGACCAAACGATTGGCGATGCCGCGCCGCGCGGTCCAAAATGGTGTAAAAACTACACCGTCGATTATCCCGTCCATGTAAAAAATACATTTCGCTGAGTTTTTCAAGACTTGTGAGATCCTACCTTATTCTTGACGGTGTAAAAGTTACGCTCGCTTGGGTAAGCGCGTCGCCGCATGCTCCCTGCGGCGATACCGGTTGAGCTTGTTGTGCAGCGTTTTCAAGCTGATTCCGAGAATGCGTGCCGTCTCCGTCTTGTTTCCGCCGGTCATGTTCAGCGTATTCAAAATGAGCTGGCGCTCCACTTCTCCGATGGACGTTCCGAGATGAAACGTCATGGACGGCCCGCTCCCTTGCCGTTGCCGAACCGATTCCGGAAGCTCTTCCACCGTTATGGTTTTTCCGCGGCAGATGATCACAGCGCGCTCCATGATGTTGCGCAACTCCCGTACGTTGCCGGGCCAGGAATAATTCTTCAACAACTGGATCGCTTCGGGATGAATACTCCGGACCGGCCGTTCGTTCTTCGCGGCGTATTCATCGAGGAAGTTTTGCGCCAAAAGAGGGATGTCTCCGGCCCGGTCCTTAAGCGCGGGAAGTTCCAGGTGAAAGACGTTGAGCCGGTAGTAGAGGTCTTCTCGGAACATTCCTTGAGCGATCGCATCTTCGAAATGAATGTTAGACGCCGCCACGACGCGCACGTTGGCGTGCAATTCCTCACGGCCCCCTACCCGCCGGAATGTTCCGTTCTCCAGCACGCGCAAGAGTTTGCTCTGAAGATCCATCGCCATGGCGGCAATTTCGTCCAAGAGGATGGTCCCTCCGTGGGCGAGCTCGAAACATCCTTCGGTCGTCTTAATGGCTCCGGTGAACGCACCTTTCTCATGCCCGAAGATTTCCGTTTCCAGCAACGTGCCCGGTATAGCGGAACAGTTGATCGGGACAAACGGCGCATGCCGTCGCGGACTCATTTGATGGATCGCTCGGGCCACCAGCTCCTTTCCCGTTCCACTCGCTCCTGAAATCAGAACGGAAGCCGTGCTGGGGGCGGTCAGTTCAATCTGATGAAACAGCTCCTGCATAGCTGGAGTCGTTCCGATCAGTTGTCCGAACGAGCCCAGCTGTCGAAGTTCCCGCCGCAGCCGTTTGAGCTCATCCTCGGTTTCAAATTTTTCGTTGAGGCGTTCGAGAAGATTCTTGAGACGAACGATGTCCACCGGTTTGGTGAGGTAGTCATAAGCCCCCTCTTTGATGGCCTCGACGGCGGAATCAATGGTTCCTTGCGCCGTCAGCAAGATCACGATCGTCTCGTCCGAGCGGGCGCTCTTCAGAAACGCCAGGCCATCCATGCGCGGCATGACCAGGTCGCAGACCACGACGTGAGGATGAAATGCGCGCAACTTGTCGAGAGCGGAGCGACCGTCTTCGGCGGTCTCACTTTCGAAGCCCCAGCTTTCGATCAACTCGGCCAAACCGACGCGCGCCGAGGGT of Bdellovibrionota bacterium contains these proteins:
- the recG gene encoding ATP-dependent DNA helicase RecG; the protein is GYEVLEDPEKRKRIVQALGLIAPKASRTFSRSFRPEDHLLPSLERIKEARKKLSGNVQYVKGVGPAVAAKLDRAGIRTIDDLLTFFPTRYDDRRFTTKIGELKEGQNAVVVGEATFAGVAFYRGLRRRVYEAAVEDGTGQLKLKWFHFVASSMGERIKRGQKLIVSGKVRIYRNQVEMHHPECEVYSGTPDSISFGRIVPLYREVGGLYQKTLRKFMNFAVTRFCEERACLIPTEICRKHDLLAPWKAILEMHLPDRIPMEGHRTEAARALAFEELFFYAFSLGLRKRLLKGKPGIAFRNPSPRFERMMHELPFELTGAQKIVLQAIRKDMASESAMNRLLQGDVGSGKTIVAFLAALVAIDHGYQVAFMAPTEILAEQHFRTLSAWAQKTDIRVEMLIGRQSAGERRAIIGDLAAGKVHLVVGTHALLESDVQFAALGFVVVDEQHRFGVRQRAVIRAKAVEPDVLVMSATPIPRTLALTLYGDLDVSILNELPEGRKPIETKLFSERDRGKVYEWVRGEIKKGRQAYVVYPLVDPSDQIDLKDATTMAVTLQKEIFPEFRVGLVHGQLHSREKEEWMGKFVRGEIDILVSTTIIEVGIDVANATVMVIEHPERFGLSQLHQLRGRVGRGSERSACLLVRPSRISQMARDRLQTFAGVHDGFLLAEEDLRLRGPGDFFGVAQSGFPTFAAAVFPRDLDLLETARREAFEIIQRDPSLSDPQFRHLKWVVDEVWVERLQLVRVG
- a CDS encoding nucleotidyl transferase AbiEii/AbiGii toxin family protein, with translation MNIALIQDRLREYACATSLEEECATKEIVQEVCLAALSRAGFFRKAVFQGGTALRVLYQLPRFSEDLDFILKAPDRKFVMDKFLRKVVEELNDYGFRFEFQDRSRVDENVRKAFLKDDSWASILTFQHLAPRSTRPKKIQIKIEVDTNPPDGSVSEGRILDYPFPFTIVVQDMPSLLAGKSHALLCRPFIKGRDWYDFLWYARKRTQPNLTFLKNALYQTGPWKGLNVDVTSDWYYDSMEKRIEAIDWDEAKRDIRRFLRAIEIPSIDLWNRSFFQQQLTKMRRS
- a CDS encoding addiction module antidote protein, which translates into the protein MKKQKLRDFNDLVTEELRDPKFAAAYLNEHLAYEGPKARQLLLQALQNIAKAQGLSALSKQSGISRRTLYYAFSKAGNPTLDTFFALLKSIGVGIQFNSLGRPKVA
- a CDS encoding sigma-54 dependent transcriptional regulator; amino-acid sequence: MAAHLQLHSPSPEIFPRPIAKGEREKEKKRVLVVDDEPSARVGLAELIESWGFESETAEDGRSALDKLRAFHPHVVVCDLVMPRMDGLAFLKSARSDETIVILLTAQGTIDSAVEAIKEGAYDYLTKPVDIVRLKNLLERLNEKFETEDELKRLRRELRQLGSFGQLIGTTPAMQELFHQIELTAPSTASVLISGASGTGKELVARAIHQMSPRRHAPFVPINCSAIPGTLLETEIFGHEKGAFTGAIKTTEGCFELAHGGTILLDEIAAMAMDLQSKLLRVLENGTFRRVGGREELHANVRVVAASNIHFEDAIAQGMFREDLYYRLNVFHLELPALKDRAGDIPLLAQNFLDEYAAKNERPVRSIHPEAIQLLKNYSWPGNVRELRNIMERAVIICRGKTITVEELPESVRQRQGSGPSMTFHLGTSIGEVERQLILNTLNMTGGNKTETARILGISLKTLHNKLNRYRRREHAATRLPKRA